TAAATATTCTAAATTAAATAAACTACCTTTTCGTGCAACTTCGCTATTCCAAAAATAAACTTCACTTAAAAGATTGTTTACCCATGTATCCATTTGTGAATCGAAATCTATTTCATATCTATTCTCCTTTGAATTACAAATAAAATCTGAGTATAACTCTTCAATTATTGTGTATGAATATATCAAACATTTAGAATCAAATTCTACTTGTAGTTGTGATAATATTGGTGCGCAAAAAGATGATGATATAATTACTATATAATCAGAAATGTTTTTCTTTACTTCTAAAACAAAATCTTCATAAGAAAATATATCTACATCATCATTAAGTTTTTGATTCCATTTTCCTGGTGAATTATCAGTAGCTTTGTATACAGGCACATTCATTCTTTTTAAACTTTCAGCACATTCTTTTCCCATTGTAGATGCACCAAACAATATTACTTTTCTATTTGTTAAGTTTTGTTTTACTGTATTTATATTTTTTAAGTCATACATTCTTCTATTTTCTCCCTTTTCGTATATTTAATTATTAATCATCTTAAACTATCCCAAAAATAAACTTAGTATCTAAACTTAATAATACATATAAGATTTAGTTATATCACTACATGAACGCTGATTATAATAATTACTTTAACAGATTACTCCAAGAAAACTGTATTTGGATTAATATTTTCTAATATATCTCTCTTTATTTCTCTTGAATGTACACCTGCCCTTAAAATCACAATTGGGGACTCTTTTACATCTTTAAGAATAATAGGAGAATTAACCTTAAGATTTGTTCCTGATAATCTTCTACCTTGCTTTTGACTATCATTATCTAAAATGCATACAATTTTCTCTATGTTTAGTCCAAAACTTATAATATATTGTGTAAACACATGTGCCCCAAAAATATATATAGGTCTATCAGTTTCATCTATAATTTTATTATAATTAGAAACAATACTTTCATGTTCGGTAATATACTGCTTATAAAGTAATTTGTTTTCAATATATAATTCTTTTCTTAATCTAATTGGTTTTATACAATTATCTTTTATACATGCAAAAAAAATACTATGATCTTCTTCAAAGTATTGATACTCAATCAATTTTAATCTATGTTTATTACATAAATATTCTATATAATCTTTCGTTAAAAAATATGTATGTTCAAAGTTTAATACATTGGTATATTTTCTTTTTAAAATTTCTTTCAAATTAGGAACTGAAAAACACATAATCTTTCCATCATTCAAGCATGATGATATATTAAATATAAATTCATCTGGATCATAAATATGTTCAAGCAAATGTGAATGAACTAAAACATCAAATGAGTGTTCCTCTAAATTATAATTTTTATCGAAGAAATTCTTCACAAAATGCGCTCTACATCCTTCAATAGGGTTAGGCACTGGTTCTAATATTGTCCAAGGAGTAAAAACTTCTGAGTTTTCATTATAGAACTTTTCTAATATCCCCCTTGCCCCTCCTATTTCAAAAACAGCTTTAGGATTAAACTTTCTTATAAATTCAGCAAACTCTTTGTGATGTTTCTCCCACATTTGTCCTATAGAATTATAATGCTCTTCCGTATATAAAAAATCTAGTGGTATTAAATTTTTTAATTGTATCATACCACTGCTTTTACTAATCATAAAAATCATATCACATTTAACATCTTCATACTCAGAATTATCTGTAACCCCCATATGAATTGGGAAATTTTCAAACGTATATAAATGCTCTAAATCTTTCTTCTCTGTAACTATACATCTATCTCTTTGTATTATTTTCACTTTAATCACTCCCAATTGACCATATTTCACTTAACACGTTATGATTATCTTTCTTATAGAATTAAATTCAATAAAAACTAGACTTTTATACACAAATCTCATATCAATCATAATACCTTTAACAAATCATTAACTATTTTACATTTATTCTAAAAATTCTATATTAGAATTAATATTTTCTAATATATCCTTTTTTATTTCACTATTATATATTCCAACTTTTAAAATTACTATAGCTGCTTCTTCATCCTTTAGTATTTTGGGTGATTCTACATACAATTCAGTTCCCGATAGCCTTTTCCCTTGCTTATGAACATCATTGTCCAGTATAGAAATAATTTTAGATGTATCTAATCCAAATTCTATTAGATACTGTGTAAATATATGAGCGCCAAATAAATACACTTTCATATTACTTTCTTTCATTTTTTCGTTAAACTTGGTAATCATATTTCTATGATAATTAATATAATCAATAAAAATCCCTTTATTCACTGAATACAAATTTTTATCAAGTTCCTTTATATCTACATTACCACGCTTTTCCACAGCATAAAAAATACTTCCATCATCCATAAAATATTCTTTATTTAAAATTTCAAACCTAAACTTAGCTAACAAATATTCTATATATTGTTCAGTAGCAAAAAATGTATGCTCAAAATTCAGTGTATTTGTATATTTTCTTTTTAACATTTCCATCATGTTAGGTATTGAAAAGAACATTTTCTTACCTTCTCCCAAGCAATCACTTAAATTCTTAATAAAGATATCAGGTTCGTACATATGTTCTAACACATGAGAATGCACTATTGAATCATATTCATCCAATAAAATATACTTTTCATTAAAAAAATCTTTTATAAATTCTGCTTTACAACCTTCTACTGGAATTGGGTTAGGCTCTATAATTGACCACTTTATATTATTTTTATCCATATAAACTTTTGCTAATATACCAGTTGCCCCACCAATTTCCAATACATTTTTAGGTTGGAATTTTTTTATAAAATCAGCAAATTCATTATGATGTTTCATCCATACAGTACCTACTGAATTATTATGATTTTCACTATACAAATCATCAAGGGCAATTAAACTTTTCATCTGTATCATGCCACTACTTTTACTAATCATAAATGTCATATCACATTTTAAATCCTTATCTTTACAATTTTCAGTAACTCCCATATATACTGGAAAATCCTTAAATGTATATAAATATTCTAAGTCTTTTTCACCTGTGATTACACACTTACTTCTTTCTATAATTTCCACTTCATCCACTCCTAACCTGATGATATATTTCACTTAATTTAACAATAAATTTTTATGTACCAAAAATTGTAACAGCCATCTATTTAATCCAAAAATAAATTTCTATGATTATATATTAATTGCACTAATTAGAAAATTTTCATTATCCTACATCTATTCTAAAAATTCAGTATTAGGATTAATGTTTTCCAATATATCATTTTTTATCTCTTCTAAATATGGAGTCTTACTTATAATAACAATTGGATCTTTGACACTATTTAGAATCTTCGGAGAATTAACTAAAAAATTTGTCCCTAAAACTCTTTTGTTTTGTTTATAGATATCATTATCTAAAATACAAATAATTTTATCAGTTTTCAAACCGAAAGAAATAAGAAATTGTGTCGATATATGTGCAGCAAATAAATATACTGGCTTTTCACTTTGTTCTAAATACTTATTCCATGTCATAACCTTATCCTTATAATAATCAGCATATTGAAAAAATAATTTTCTATATTCAGAATATAAGTCATACCCTAATTTTTTTCTTGTACTTTAGAATCCTTAATAGTAATATAAAAAATACTACTTGTTTCCTCATAAAAAACTTTTTTAACAATAGAAAATTTATTTTTAGCAAGTAAATAATCTATATATTTCTCTGTTATAAGATACGTATGTTCAAAATTCATTATTGATATATATTTTTTTCTAACATATTTTGAAAATCTGGTGCTGCAAAAATCATATACTGTTTTTCTTTCAAAAACTGTGAAATTTCACTTAATAATTCATTAGGTCTGTATATATGCTCTATCACATTTGAATGAACAAAAAACATCATAATTATACTCTGTCTTAAAATCCTGCGGGAAAAAACCTTTTACAAATCTAGCATACATTCATTCAATGGATTAGGATTTGGTTCCATTATAGTCCAATCACAATTATTATTTTGGGTATAATATTTGCATAATACACCATTTGCTCCTCCTATTTCAAAAGCAGTTTTTGACTTTACATTAGATATTAGTCGTGCAAATTCTTTATGGAAATTTACCCATGTTTTTCCAACATCATTAAAATGAGAATCTTTATATAAAATCTCTTCTGGAACAAGCTGTTTTATTTGTATTAATCCACTTTTTTACTTATTTCAAACTCCATATCTAATTTTAAATCTTCTTCATTTATTTTAGTACCCGAAAATTTTCAAATGTATATAAATGCTTCAAATATTCTATCATCACACACTTATATAGTTTTATTACTTCCACTTCCCTAACTCAAATTTCGTTTTAACAACTATAAATTTTCAAATAACATTGATTTTCCAAGAGCATATAATAGCAACCCATATGGATGATGATGTAATGCAGCAATATTTAAATATACTAAAGCTGTTAACACTTTAACCTTTTTTATATCGTATCCATTACTAATTATCCATTTCTCAAAGCTTTTTTCACATTGTACTAAGATTTGTTTTCTATTAAAATCAAATCTAATACTATCTTCCTTCCATTCAACCCCATATAAATCTTTTGCTATAAGCTCATGACAAATAATTAATCCATGTAGCATCTTTGCAAAATCATAATATATATCTCCAACAGTTAATGAACCACCAAAGTTTTGTCTCCAATCTAAAAATGTAAATTTATCGTCTTCTTGTGAATAAAGTATGTTTTCAAAGTGAAAATCTCCATGAAAACGCCCTGGTAAACCATCTGATATCCAATTCCAATCTAAATTATCCAGCATTTCTTTAAGAGTTGGCATAACTATATCGTTGATTTTCTCTACTCCATCACTCTTATTAAAATTTTTATAAAATAATTCTACTCGCTCAATTGTTTTATCTTTATAGAATTTCATACAGCTTTCTTTAAATCCACTTCTAGTCTCCATCGATAAATTCTTATTTTCCCAAAACTTAAGAGAATCTTCTAATAGCTTTTCGAATATAGGTAAAGTTACAACTTTTGACATCACTTCACCTTTTGCATATTCATAACTATACATGTGATTATCAAATCCAGTAATTTTAGGGATAAATCCATCAAGTTCTTTTGTTCTTAAAACTCTATCAGAAATAAACTTAGTATCATCTGAGAATTTAATAACGCTATCATTTAAAAACCAAATAGTCTCGTTTGCCTTTTCCAATATGTTAGGTGCATTTTCAACCTTGTAATGTTCTCGTGTTTTATTTAATTCTTCAGCTGTACCAGTATCATACCATTCAAAAAAGTTCGCATATATATCATTATTTTTCATAAGAACTTTTAAACCATATACTTCTCCCTCATTAATTGCATCAGAATGGCCATTTTCCATACTATCCCAAAATGACTTATAATCATAAATACCAGCAAGTCCTATATATGGTTTATCACCTTCTTTTGCCATCCCCTTTTCATTTATATTTTCAACTTTATTATCATTAATACTTACTGTTCTATAACTAGATAAGTCCTTACGCTCACTAAACCCTATCCAATTTCTATCAACTTGTGGAATTTCTCCATCAACTAGTGTATCACAAGAACAAAATATAAAGGGTTGTTGCAAAAACTGTTTACACGATAGCATGCTTAGTCCTAATCCGGATCCTTCACCTTCAAATAAATCTACATATCCAAAATAAAATTTCCTTTTTGGATATGCTAATTTTAAAAATTCTTTAACTATTTCTCCTTTATACCCTAATGCAAAAACAAACTCTGTATCATTAGAGAAATTATCTATTATATTTGATATTGCAGGTTTATTAGAAACACTTATAAGAGATTTATTTAAATATTTTGTCATTCCACCAAGTCTAGAGCCTGTTCCCGCAACTGGAATAAATACTCTATTTTTCATGTTTATTTACTCCTTTCATAATCATCAGATAATCTAATAACATCATCGATTTCAGGAGTGCTAGCCTCAAAATATTCACTATCACTTACAGCTTCCATTCTATGTACCATCATAGGTTCTATCGTAATAGATTCTCCCTTCATATATATTTTACTTTCCAAATTATCTCTATCTTCTCCATAAAGGATACGTAACTCTCCACTTAGTACATATATTGTTTCCTTTTTATGTTCATGATACTGTAAACTACATCTATGTCCTTTTTTCATTAATAACTTTTTAAACATATAAATCTCATTTATTTCAATAATTTCTTCACTACCCCAAGGTTTTTCAATAATTTTAGTCATACTAAATACTCTCCTTCTTATTTCTACTTAATTTTATATTTCTTTAATTCAGGATTATATTCAAAAAAGCTCTCATAGAACATTTTTACATACTGTTGCATAACCCACCGATTATTAAATCCATATTTTTTCTTAATCCATTTAAGGCCTTCTTCTACATACAATTTTAAGTTTTCATTGTATGTTTCTGTTTTTATAATATCAGAATGATTAATTAAATAACTTTCATTTTCTTCTACTATTACTTGAGCTGTAATAGCTGCTGCCCAATTATTAGCATATGCTTTTGCAATCAATTCCACTTCAGTTAAATATCCTCTAAAATTACTTCCATCAAATAAAAAATTCATAAATCCTGGTTCATCACTATTATATATATCTTCAATAAATTCTCTTCTTAAAAAATATGCATTATTATGTATAAACCAAAAATACTTTATAGAATCATTTGCCAATAAAATTTTCTCTCCCCAATTATTTGAACAAGGTGAAAGTATTCCTACTCTACTGTGCTCCTTTAATATCTCCATCAATGGTTTCAATGTTGATTTATTTTCTAATTCTGCGTCGTTTGTAATCAAAAAAAATGCTTCATATTTTTCAAATTTATTTGTTTTCCATAGTTCACTTAATGCATAATTCATGCCTCTTGAATATCTTAACCCATTTTTTTTAACATCCGGTGTATCAACATACCAAGTACAGTATTTCGATATTTTATCTTCATCAGACCCTGCCTCAACAACATATATGTCTGTAATTTCTCCATCATACTGCATAATATGTTCAACCAAGGCATTTGTAGGCTCTGGAAGATTACGATTTAATATAATTGTTGCTATATTTTTCATTTTCTCACCAACCTAAAATTTATTAAGTATCTCATTATTGAACTTTTAACATTCTCTTTTAAATAGTCATCTAAAATAATATTCTTTTTTTGTAATTCCATTGCAGCTTTTAATTTCGCTTCTATAAAATTTTCATCAGAAAATATGTAATGACCAGCTATTATTGCTTTTTCTCTATCTGATGCCTTTGTATTATGTGCCATCCATTTATGCCATTTTTTCGAATTATAAGATAAACTTAAAATGTTTTCTGCTAACTCATTAAGATTATTATTTTCTAGAATCTCAATAAGAGATTTTGTTTCAATAACGCCAAA
The window above is part of the Clostridium saccharoperbutylacetonicum N1-4(HMT) genome. Proteins encoded here:
- a CDS encoding class I SAM-dependent methyltransferase → MKIIQRDRCIVTEKKDLEHLYTFENFPIHMGVTDNSEYEDVKCDMIFMISKSSGMIQLKNLIPLDFLYTEEHYNSIGQMWEKHHKEFAEFIRKFNPKAVFEIGGARGILEKFYNENSEVFTPWTILEPVPNPIEGCRAHFVKNFFDKNYNLEEHSFDVLVHSHLLEHIYDPDEFIFNISSCLNDGKIMCFSVPNLKEILKRKYTNVLNFEHTYFLTKDYIEYLCNKHRLKLIEYQYFEEDHSIFFACIKDNCIKPIRLRKELYIENKLLYKQYITEHESIVSNYNKIIDETDRPIYIFGAHVFTQYIISFGLNIEKIVCILDNDSQKQGRRLSGTNLKVNSPIILKDVKESPIVILRAGVHSREIKRDILENINPNTVFLE
- a CDS encoding class I SAM-dependent methyltransferase, with amino-acid sequence MEIIERSKCVITGEKDLEYLYTFKDFPVYMGVTENCKDKDLKCDMTFMISKSSGMIQMKSLIALDDLYSENHNNSVGTVWMKHHNEFADFIKKFQPKNVLEIGGATGILAKVYMDKNNIKWSIIEPNPIPVEGCKAEFIKDFFNEKYILLDEYDSIVHSHVLEHMYEPDIFIKNLSDCLGEGKKMFFSIPNMMEMLKRKYTNTLNFEHTFFATEQYIEYLLAKFRFEILNKEYFMDDGSIFYAVEKRGNVDIKELDKNLYSVNKGIFIDYINYHRNMITKFNEKMKESNMKVYLFGAHIFTQYLIEFGLDTSKIISILDNDVHKQGKRLSGTELYVESPKILKDEEAAIVILKVGIYNSEIKKDILENINSNIEFLE
- a CDS encoding phosphotransferase, encoding MKNRVFIPVAGTGSRLGGMTKYLNKSLISVSNKPAISNIIDNFSNDTEFVFALGYKGEIVKEFLKLAYPKRKFYFGYVDLFEGEGSGLGLSMLSCKQFLQQPFIFCSCDTLVDGEIPQVDRNWIGFSERKDLSSYRTVSINDNKVENINEKGMAKEGDKPYIGLAGIYDYKSFWDSMENGHSDAINEGEVYGLKVLMKNNDIYANFFEWYDTGTAEELNKTREHYKVENAPNILEKANETIWFLNDSVIKFSDDTKFISDRVLRTKELDGFIPKITGFDNHMYSYEYAKGEVMSKVVTLPIFEKLLEDSLKFWENKNLSMETRSGFKESCMKFYKDKTIERVELFYKNFNKSDGVEKINDIVMPTLKEMLDNLDWNWISDGLPGRFHGDFHFENILYSQEDDKFTFLDWRQNFGGSLTVGDIYYDFAKMLHGLIICHELIAKDLYGVEWKEDSIRFDFNRKQILVQCEKSFEKWIISNGYDIKKVKVLTALVYLNIAALHHHPYGLLLYALGKSMLFENL
- a CDS encoding cupin domain-containing protein translates to MTKIIEKPWGSEEIIEINEIYMFKKLLMKKGHRCSLQYHEHKKETIYVLSGELRILYGEDRDNLESKIYMKGESITIEPMMVHRMEAVSDSEYFEASTPEIDDVIRLSDDYERSK